GAATCCCGCAAGATCTGGCTTTACTGGCGGCAGACGCGCGGACCGGACGACGACTGGTTGCCGCCGCCGGACGACGAACTCGATCCCGCGGTGAAGAGCTTTTTCGGCCGCCCGACGGGGACGATCCATTGCGCCGGGATGAACGCCAACGGGGATGTTTCCTGTGTGACCAGCACCAGCGGCTTGGCTTTCAAGCTGGCCGGGCGTGTGGGGGATTCGCCGATCATTGGCGCCGGGCTGTATTGCGACAATGAAATCGGCTCCTGCGGCAGCACCGGACGCGGCGAAGCCAACCTGCAGAATCTGAGCAGCATGGCCGCCGTAGAGTTAATGCGTTCCGGGATGCCGCCCAAGGAAGCCGGACTGGAGATTCTGCGCCGCGTGGCCCAGCACACCGTCCCGCGCCTGCGCGACGCCGAGGGACGGCCGACGTTTGATTTGCAGTTTTACCTGATCGCCAAAGACGGCTCGCACGCGGGCGTGGCGATGTGGGGACCCAAGAAATTTGCGATCACCGACGCCGCTGGTTCCCGATTGGAAGAGGGCGCTTCGCTCTATACGAAGGGCTAGTGTAGAGCACGCTCAGGCGTGTCACCGATAAAAGCAAGCGGAACCGCCGTGCGTAGTCTCTCTCAAATCCCGTTGCTTGCGATCCTGCTAGTCTCGCTGGCTGGCTCGGTGCTGCGCGCGGACATCGTGGTGATCGCCAATCGCGCGGCAAAGCCGGTGCGATTTACCGTGGCCGCACA
This DNA window, taken from Planctomycetia bacterium, encodes the following:
- a CDS encoding N(4)-(beta-N-acetylglucosaminyl)-L-asparaginase, producing the protein MSDAAGRASRRGFLAGTSLGAAALTLSAVPEALAQQSPRPLPAQGQFPVKVISSGNGLEATKKAYEMIVAGADPLDACVAGVTIVEDDPKDNSVGYGGLPNEDGVVELDAAVMHGPTHQCGAVASLRNVKNPAQVARLVLKQTDHVLLVGEGALQFARAQGFPEENLLTEESRKIWLYWRQTRGPDDDWLPPPDDELDPAVKSFFGRPTGTIHCAGMNANGDVSCVTSTSGLAFKLAGRVGDSPIIGAGLYCDNEIGSCGSTGRGEANLQNLSSMAAVELMRSGMPPKEAGLEILRRVAQHTVPRLRDAEGRPTFDLQFYLIAKDGSHAGVAMWGPKKFAITDAAGSRLEEGASLYTKG